ATGACCGTCAGCCGCGCACTGAAAAAGGACAGCCCCATTTCCAAGGATACACGCGACCGTATCCTAAAGGTTGTGCGCGAAATGAACTATGTGCCCGATCAGATGGCGGGTAGCCTGACGACCAAACGCTCGGGTTTTGTCGCGGTACTGGTCCCTTCGCTGAACAACCTGCACTTTGCCGAAACAGTGCAAGCCCTGACCGAGGAACTGGAAGGCATCGGGCAGCAGATTTTGCTGGGGCACACCGACTATTCCCCAGATCGCGAGGAACAGCTTGTCGAGGATATGCTCAAGCGTCGCCCGGAAGCCATCGTGCTGTCCTATGACGGTCATTCCGACCGCACAATCGCATTGCTCAGCGATGCGCATATCCCGGTGATCGAACTGTGGGAACGGCCAGACAATCCGATCGGCCACACGATCGGGTTTTCCAACCGGCAGGCCGCGGCGGACATGACGCGTGCGCTGATCGGCAAGGGGTATCGCAACATCGCCTTTGTCGGTGAGGCGGACGATGACTGGACCCGTGGCGCCGCACGGCGCAAAGGATATCTTGACGCGATGAAGGAAGCAGGGTTGCCGACAAACCGGGCCCTCAAGATCGGCAAACCGCCCCTGTCGATTGAAGAAGGAGCCGCTGCCGCGACCAGGT
The DNA window shown above is from uncultured Tateyamaria sp. and carries:
- a CDS encoding LacI family DNA-binding transcriptional regulator; protein product: MTRVVTGHTLHAMSQAPHKSTGPVTMRDVARAAGVSRMTVSRALKKDSPISKDTRDRILKVVREMNYVPDQMAGSLTTKRSGFVAVLVPSLNNLHFAETVQALTEELEGIGQQILLGHTDYSPDREEQLVEDMLKRRPEAIVLSYDGHSDRTIALLSDAHIPVIELWERPDNPIGHTIGFSNRQAAADMTRALIGKGYRNIAFVGEADDDWTRGAARRKGYLDAMKEAGLPTNRALKIGKPPLSIEEGAAAATRLLNDFPDTDCVFCVSDAPAFGVLSVMLKLGKSVPQDIGIAGFGDFEVSRFATPTITTVSVDPKTIGRETGQLLGRLLSDGDQASRTLVPVPVNLSFRGSTK